TCCAGCTGGCAGCCGGGACTCAGGCCTTAGACACCCACAAAGGGGCTGGGAGAACTGGCCCCCAGCATCCCACTCGGGCTTGGCCAGGGCAGCAGAGCCAACTGGGCTGAGAAGGCAGCAAGAGTGTTGAAGCCAAGTCTGAGAACAGCTGAGAGAGGACAGGTGTTTGGGAGGGAGAAGCATGCTGGGACGTGCTGGGTTTTCAGCAAACAGGAGTTTCCTGGCCTCCTTGTCTCCCTCCTGACCAGTCAGATGTCAACAGCAGTTACAGGAAACCCCAGGCCCACCCTTTCTGTTGGGGAATCTGAGCTCTTCCTTATCTCCTAATGCCCTTTTCAGCCCTTCCTCACTGTCCTGTAGAGGACAGAGTAGCCTCAAAGTCCAGCTGTGGGTGcaggtagcacacacctgtggtcccagctactcaggaggctgagaccagaggactgcttgaggccagaagttagagGCTGCTGTCCACTGTGACTGTGTCTGAGAATAGGCCCCGTGCTGCAGCCCAacaaacatagcaagaccctgtctctaaaaaaaaaaaaaaaaacaggaaagaaagaaaaaaaaaaaatgcctagccCCATTGCCCAGCCATCTCTAGTCTCAAGGTAGTACAGATTTGGGcattccttatctgaaatgcttggggccagaagtgttttggattttgtattttggagtatttgcatatatattataaGACGTCTTAGGGATGTATAACAAGATATCTTAGatatgggacccaagtctaaacatgaaatttatgtttcatatacatcttATACACAAAACCCagggtaattttatacaatatctttaataattttgtgcatgaaagaATTTTGACCGTGTTTTGGCTACCACTTGTCACATGAGATCAGGGCAGAATTTTCCACTTTTGGTCATGTTGtggctcaaaaagttttggatgtTGGAGCGTTTTGGCTTTCAGATTTTTGGAGCAGGGATGCTCAACCTATGTTTGGTAGTTAGGGCTGTAGCCTCTGGAATGAGACCATACCGTGTTTGAGTTCCAGCTCTATGAGCCGTGTGACCTTCCAGGTTACTCATtggttaaaatgagaaaatagcaaCCTCACAGGGTctatataaagattaaatgagatgaagcACGTAGAATCCTTAGCACAATTCCTGTTACACGGCAGATTCTCACAAATTGTTTTTTTCCACCAACATCACTATCATTTcagggaggcccagggaggaaAAGGGCTCAGACTCAAAAAAAGGATGAGGATGGTCACTACAACCTTGTGCACTTCTAGCTGATCTCAGCCCCACCTCTTACTATCttaccttgagcaagttacctgtaaaatgggaacaataataacagtaatagtcGCTACCTCATAGGGTAGTTGGGagatgaaatatatgtatatatggggtGGGGAGGGCCTTCTTAGGACAGTGCCTGCCTTAGCTAGTTAGCTACCATTATTACTTCCTTAATCCAGTACTGATCTGCACTGCTGTAGGCTATAGAGAGGTGAGGGCAGGTTGGATGACCCCAGAAGTGTGTCAGAGTTTGGGTGGGGGACGTGGGTTCAGGGCTGTGAGAGGCACTGCTGCCCGCCGGGGCTCACAGGCCCCCTGCTTTCTGTCTCCCCTGCAGATGTCCATGAAGGAGGTGGGTGATGGCTTACAGGATCAGATGAACGGCATGATGAATGCACTGCAAGAACTGAAGCTCCTCCAGGTGCAGACGGCGCTGGAACAGCTGGAGATCTCTGGAGGGGGTCCTGCACCAGGCAGCCCTGAAGGTCCCAGGACCCAGCTCGAGCGCCCTTGTTGGGAGGGTGGCAGAGGTCCTGCCAGGCCCACAGTCTGCCCCCCCGCCAGTCAATCTTCTTCTCTTGGCGGCAGCACCAAGTTTCCATCCTATAGGAGTGTCTGTGGGAGGGATTTAGCCCCCCTTCCCAGGACACAGCCGCATCAAAGCTGTGCTCAGCAGGGGTCAGAGCGAGTGGAACCGGAGGACTGGACCTCCACGCTGATGTCCCGGGGCCGGAATCGGCAGCCTCTGGTGTTGGGGGACAACGTTTTTGCAGACCTGGTGGGCAACTGGCTAGACTTGCCGGAAGTGGAGAAGAGCGGGGAGAAGGGTGAGACTGGGCGGGCACGTGAATCCAAAGGAGAGAAAGGCCAGCCCCAGGAGCTGGGCCGCAGGTTTGCCCTGACAGCAAACATCTTTAAGAAGTTCTTGCGTAGTGTGCGGCCTGACCGTGACCGGCTGCTGAAGGAGAAACCAGGCTGGGTGACACCCGTGGTCCCTGAGCCCCGAACCGGCCGCTCGCAGAAGGTCAAGAAGCGGAGCCATTCCAAGGGCTCTGGACATTTCCCCTTCCCAGGCACTGGGGAGCACAGGCGCGGGGAGAATCTCCCCACAGGCTGCCCCAAGACCCTGGAGCCCTCCCCCTCAGGCTTTGATATTAACACAGCTGTTTGGGTCTGAATCCTAGAGATAGAAAGTTGACTGAACCTGAACGGGCCAGGTCCCAGTGCTGGgcccctggggaggagggagggagggcggtaTGGCTCTCAAAAGCCCAACGCCAAGTTCCTTTCCccaagaaaggagggagaagccAGAGTTCTTGGCTCAGGGCTGAAGGGAATGTGGTTGGGAGAGAGGCTGTCACAGGGGCTGGCTGATGAAGGACGTAAGAGTAGCTGGAGAgctagctgtgtgtgtgtgtgtgtgtgtgtgtgtgtgtatctgtgcgtgtatgtgtgtctgttgtGTGCACACACTCACTTTGGGGCTCGAGGTGACAGTAGGTGAGAGCAGGGGAGGAGGCCGGGAAGTCTCTCTGACATCTCCTACACTGGCCCCAAAGACCTCCACTGAACATTCTGTATGGAAAAGAGCCCTAGAGCATCAGGTTCCCCAGAGAGGCCCCCAAATAAAGACCTGTGTGTGGCTCCCCCAGCCTTCAGCTTCTTTGGCAAGACATTGCTCCAGGCACAGGGACTGAACCCCAGGCCTCCTGGGACTAGCGCAGCAGTGAGGCAAAACCCCACCTGCCAGTCCTTACTGCCTTGGAGGTTTCAGTCCATACATGGACCCTGGGAAAATGAGCTGAATAAGGATGACAGTGTGTAAGGAACAGCTGGGGAAGCCCCAGACACTCCCGGCATCTCCCCCACTCACAGGGGAAGAAGAATGTTGACATAGCGTTGGGCCGTTTGAATGCCTTTTCATCTCCATGGTCTCATTTGAAAGTGAGCTAGGTAGGCATGatcccattttccagataaggaagCAAGCCTAGATATGCTACCTGTCCGGGACCAACTAAGGCAGGAGGCAGAACAGCCCAGGCCTGACTGCAGAGTAGAAGCTGGACCCTTGAGTTACCAACACCTCTCCCTGACAGTTCTTGGAGATCCCCACCCCACAACCTGACTCCTGCACTTAACTTCCACCCGGGTCAGAACAGTCAATTCACCAGTGAGGCGGAGATGAACCCTGAAGAAATATCCACTTGATTTTAACATTCCTAGCTCCATTCCGTGGCCTCCTCCCAACTAGGCGCAGCAGCCCCAGGCCTCCTGTGCCCTCCTCACCTAGAGGCGACTGGAACGGAGGGGGAGGGGCCAGGCAGCAGCTCAGCTCTGGCTTTTCTAAAGCCGCTATGGGCACGTGGCCCAGGAGGGCAGCCTAGTGATCCAGACCCCGCCTAGGACCGCCCTGAGAAGCCACTGTCCCTCCCACTCCAGCAAGGAACACCCACTGGCTGGGAAAAGACAATGTGGGTACCCATTTGGGCCAAGCAAGCCAGGAGGGCACACCCTCCCACTGCCCCTCTGCCTTCCACCGATTGTCCCTCAGCTTGACGGGGCGTGACAGCTGCAATTAGAGGCAGAATGCCTTCCCGCCCTCAAAGCATTAATAGCAAGTTGGAGAGACAAAAGAGTAAGAAAAGGCTCTTCTGCCTGCTTCCTGGACCCCTGGGGCGAGTGGAGAAGGGCAGAGAGCTCAAGTTGGGGTTGTGGGAGCACAGCCACCGTGGTTAAGGTCACCTTCAAATCCTATGCAATCAAATGGTGGATGTTTAGTTTTTGGTAGGGGAAGAAGCTACAGGAGGGAGAAAGGTGCTCctgctttttgggttttgttgagCACTCGCTATTTGTCAGGTAGCGTGCGCATCTCTGAAACTTAGAATGACTCTAGAAGGCATTGTTCTCCAGACACATCTATGGAGGTTATTAGGGGTCATGTAGACTGCTCAGGTTAGGCTGCTAGCAAAGGAAAGGACAGAGATTCGAATAGAAGGTTGGGTTATCAGGCTCCAAAACCTGTCCTGTCCTTGCTACCTCTCTACCTGGAGTTTGCCAACTAAGCAAGTCCACTCTGGTGGAACCAGCCCTTGCAAATCTTTTGTGTCTTGCCAGAGAATTCTAACATTTCAGTCTTGAGTGAGGGAACATTGGCTATGGCTGCCtttggaggtggtggtggtggggggtgtgtgtgtgtgtgtgtgtgtgtgtgtgcacgtgtatatGCACAGAAAGTGCATGTGAAGATTCCATGTACTGAATCATGAGAGGAGGAAGTCGTGGGCTGCTGGCTGGTGGAGAAGCCATCCAGCAAATTATTCAAGATGACGCCAGCTCCAAGTATGGAGTGAGTCTATGGGAAACCAAGGTACTTCTTGGACATTCATCTACAACTTCAGCTACAACTCACCTGTTTCGTGGACTGGTCTCAGTGGTTCAGATAAATGGAACAAAACTTTATGAACACACCAGGCATTGTGACAGAAACTGAGAGCAATGAAAAGGACCCAACTCCTGCTCACAGGGATCCAGTGGAAAATAAGCAGACTTTGAACCATTGGTTAGCCAGAAGAGACTCGCGGGACTGAAAAATTATCTCAACTTGGGCCAGAACGAAACATTAGGAAGCAACACTTGCTGCCGACATGATTGACAGGTGCCAGCGCCTTCACCCTTGTGTTATTCCCTTCCCCCTACACGCTGAAAGCGGTTGCTCTTACTCTTGTTTTACCTGGAcaggctcaaagaggttaagc
Above is a window of Saimiri boliviensis isolate mSaiBol1 chromosome 11, mSaiBol1.pri, whole genome shotgun sequence DNA encoding:
- the INKA2 gene encoding PAK4-inhibitor INKA2, which translates into the protein MTMESREMDCYLRRLKQELMSMKEVGDGLQDQMNGMMNALQELKLLQVQTALEQLEISGGGPAPGSPEGPRTQLERPCWEGGRGPARPTVCPPASQSSSLGGSTKFPSYRSVCGRDLAPLPRTQPHQSCAQQGSERVEPEDWTSTLMSRGRNRQPLVLGDNVFADLVGNWLDLPEVEKSGEKGETGRARESKGEKGQPQELGRRFALTANIFKKFLRSVRPDRDRLLKEKPGWVTPVVPEPRTGRSQKVKKRSHSKGSGHFPFPGTGEHRRGENLPTGCPKTLEPSPSGFDINTAVWV